The window AACAATCATATTCTTTGTTGCAGTTGTCCCAGGAGGAAGTTGGTCTTTTTCAAACACAATAGCCACATCTATATCGTAATCATTACTTTCGTTTTGGGTAACAGTAGCCATCGCCATACTACCTTGAACAATCGCTTCTTCAGATAATTTGTAACTTGTTCCTTTTTCCTGATTGTATTCTTTTAAACCTTCCTTCAATCTGTTAATGTTTAGATTCTTTTTCTCGAAAAGTGAATCCTTTTCTTTTTTCGGCAACACGACATGCTTACCGTAAAACGTGTTAAACTTACCGTTAAGATTCTTCATTCCCAATTTGATTCGCCCCTGTGATTTTTATTTTTACTGGATTTCCTGCTTTTTGAAGGTTTATAGCCCAATTGTATTTTGGAGAAGCTATTCCTAAATGGTTATACACCCAAATTTCTTTATCCATTCTTGGAGAAATGGTACTTCCCAAACGATAAGCTAAAGAAGGTTGACCTGAATAGAACAAATGAATTTTTTCTAAATGAGGATATGTTTGATTGATTTTATCCAATAGCTGACGAAACTGCTTCTGATATTCATTAAGTTGTTCCATACATTTAATTGCATTTCTGTGAGGTGGCTTTAAATGAAGATAAAAGGAATTAAATTTATCTAAATCCAATCCGTTTAAGTCCGTTTCATGTATAGGATAAGTAACCCCTATTCTCACTATTACTTCCTTTGTTTCATCTACCGTTTGTTTCGAAATGTCTTCTTCAAGCATCAAAGGAGGACATACTTCACTTTTTTCCTTCACTTTTTCCCATTTTAAAAAATTCTGATTCCATTCAAAGTAAGAACTATTAGACTTATCAGCAATTTGATAACCGAGTAAAACGAGAAGTGGAATATGAGCTAATCCCCAATAAGATACTTCTATATCTGTATGTCCATCCAGATGTTGAAGTATTTTTTGTACAATCTTATCCTGTTCCCTTAAAGCATGTTGTAAATTTTGTTCATTAATGTTTTTTAATTCTTCTGTTTGAATTATCGAAAAGGGTTCAATGTTATAATTCGATAAATCAACATCAACTTTCGAATAATCCCCTGCTTCAATAGAAGAATGGCGAATCTGCAACATGGTTTGTAGTTTTCTTTTTTCTTTTGTTTTAAAATAAAACCAAATACCAAGACCAATTAATACTAAACCAATCGCAAACACTACATAATCAATAGAATCATCTGGAAGAGGTATGTCTTGATTGAACTGATTATTTATTAAAGGGATAAGTATAGGCAACCACCATTCCTTAGCAATACCACCTAAGACCAGAGTTGAACCTGTTCCAAGTAACAATAAAACAATCTTTTTTTCATGCCAACCTTTAAACAGGTTTAATATTTTTTTCAACATCTCTAACCCTCTCTCATACTTAAATCTTGCAAACTACTGTCTTAACCAATTCATATGTAAGATTACTATTTCCTTGATAAAAATATCAGTAATGTTAAGTAATACATGATTATCATACCATAACATGAAAAAAGCAGGAGGAAATCCCTCCTATTCCCTATTCAATAATCTGGG of the Solibacillus isronensis genome contains:
- a CDS encoding SAVED domain-containing protein; protein product: MKKILNLFKGWHEKKIVLLLLGTGSTLVLGGIAKEWWLPILIPLINNQFNQDIPLPDDSIDYVVFAIGLVLIGLGIWFYFKTKEKRKLQTMLQIRHSSIEAGDYSKVDVDLSNYNIEPFSIIQTEELKNINEQNLQHALREQDKIVQKILQHLDGHTDIEVSYWGLAHIPLLVLLGYQIADKSNSSYFEWNQNFLKWEKVKEKSEVCPPLMLEEDISKQTVDETKEVIVRIGVTYPIHETDLNGLDLDKFNSFYLHLKPPHRNAIKCMEQLNEYQKQFRQLLDKINQTYPHLEKIHLFYSGQPSLAYRLGSTISPRMDKEIWVYNHLGIASPKYNWAINLQKAGNPVKIKITGANQIGNEES